A stretch of Haloprofundus halophilus DNA encodes these proteins:
- a CDS encoding TIGR00266 family protein → MEHEIEFAPSFTLLTLSLASGETVRTEAGAMVSYDDGIDIETGADGGLFGSLKRSLLGGESFFQNTFTAREAGELSLAPPLPGDIADYRLDGETLFVQSGSYLASGRDIELDTQFGGGRSFFGGEGLFLLRLDGTGPAFLSSYGAIRERELKEGEKYTVDTGHIVAFEATTTFDVRAVGGLRSTLFSGEGLVCEFEGPGRVWTQTRSPDALLTWLIPKLPTNTASSN, encoded by the coding sequence ATGGAACACGAGATCGAGTTCGCACCGTCGTTCACACTGCTGACGCTCTCGCTGGCCTCCGGTGAGACGGTCCGTACCGAAGCCGGCGCGATGGTCAGTTACGACGATGGCATCGACATCGAGACGGGTGCCGACGGCGGCCTCTTCGGGTCGCTCAAGCGGAGTCTGTTGGGCGGCGAGAGCTTCTTTCAGAACACGTTCACCGCCCGCGAAGCCGGGGAACTGTCGCTCGCGCCGCCGCTTCCCGGCGACATCGCGGACTACCGCCTCGACGGCGAGACGCTGTTCGTGCAGTCGGGGTCGTATCTCGCCTCGGGCAGAGACATCGAACTGGACACGCAGTTCGGCGGCGGCCGGTCGTTCTTCGGCGGTGAAGGACTGTTTCTGCTCCGTCTCGACGGAACCGGTCCGGCGTTTCTCTCCAGTTACGGCGCGATTCGGGAGAGAGAACTGAAAGAGGGGGAGAAGTACACCGTCGACACGGGCCACATCGTCGCGTTCGAGGCGACGACGACGTTCGACGTTCGCGCGGTCGGCGGCCTCCGTTCGACGCTGTTCAGCGGCGAGGGGCTGGTCTGCGAGTTCGAGGGTCCCGGTCGGGTGTGGACCCAAACCCGGAGTCCGGACGCGCTGCTCACGTGGCTGATTCCGAAGCTGCCGACGAACACTGCAAGTAGTAACTAA
- a CDS encoding universal stress protein, which translates to MAIDTVLLAVGAGDAERIDRLGEVAVDIAGPTGATVVLGHVFTRQEYDETLDKLAFDQTAEEVSPDDVASRHATIRDLTKILDEAGVEYDVRGAVGKHGTSIVDLASSVGADQIIVGGRQRSPTGKAVFGSTAQEVMLSAPCPVTFVRSED; encoded by the coding sequence ATGGCAATAGACACAGTGCTGCTGGCAGTCGGTGCCGGAGACGCAGAGCGCATCGACCGACTCGGCGAGGTCGCCGTCGACATCGCCGGACCGACCGGCGCGACGGTCGTCCTCGGACACGTCTTCACCCGACAGGAGTACGACGAGACGCTCGACAAACTGGCGTTCGACCAGACCGCCGAGGAGGTCTCGCCGGACGACGTGGCCTCGCGTCACGCGACGATACGCGACCTCACGAAGATTCTCGACGAGGCCGGCGTCGAGTACGACGTTCGCGGCGCGGTGGGCAAGCACGGGACGAGCATCGTCGACCTCGCTTCGAGCGTCGGTGCCGACCAGATTATCGTCGGCGGCCGTCAGCGCTCGCCGACCGGTAAGGCCGTGTTCGGCAGCACCGCGCAGGAAGTCATGCTGTCGGCACCGTGCCCCGTGACGTTCGTCCGCTCGGAGGACTGA
- a CDS encoding ROK family protein, whose translation MAYYVGVDLGATNVRAVVADDDGTIIGNTKHGTPRGPTGIAVTEEVLSVVREACDEAGVAPTDAVAAGIGSIGPLDLAEGAIEQPANLPDTIDRIPLTGPLSKLLDTDEIYLHNDTNAGVIGERFYSDRNPDDMVYLTISSGIGAGVCVDGEVLSGWDGNAGEVGHMTIDPHGFRTCGCGHDGHWEAYCSGNNIPRYAEELHAEDPVETALPVEDPDFSAIDVFEHAGEDEFADYIVDQVGHWNAMGVANTIHAYAPLVVFIGGAVALNNPDLILEPIRRKMDEMVFINVPDIQLTTLGDDVVVRGALASAMTGGTGDRTRF comes from the coding sequence ATGGCCTACTACGTGGGCGTCGACCTCGGTGCGACGAACGTCCGAGCGGTCGTCGCCGACGACGACGGAACCATCATCGGAAACACGAAACACGGGACGCCGCGCGGCCCGACCGGTATCGCGGTGACCGAAGAGGTGCTCAGCGTCGTCCGCGAGGCCTGCGACGAGGCAGGCGTCGCCCCGACCGACGCCGTCGCCGCGGGCATCGGCTCCATCGGCCCGCTGGACCTCGCCGAGGGCGCGATAGAGCAGCCGGCGAACCTGCCGGACACCATCGACCGCATCCCGCTCACGGGCCCGCTGTCGAAACTGCTGGACACCGACGAGATTTACCTCCACAACGACACGAACGCGGGCGTCATCGGCGAGCGCTTCTACTCGGACCGCAACCCCGACGACATGGTGTATCTCACCATCTCCTCGGGCATCGGCGCGGGCGTCTGCGTCGACGGCGAGGTGCTCAGCGGGTGGGACGGCAACGCGGGCGAGGTCGGCCACATGACCATCGACCCGCACGGTTTCCGCACCTGCGGGTGCGGCCACGACGGTCACTGGGAGGCGTACTGCTCCGGCAACAACATCCCGCGGTACGCGGAGGAACTCCACGCGGAGGACCCCGTCGAGACGGCGCTGCCGGTCGAGGACCCCGACTTCTCCGCCATCGACGTGTTCGAGCACGCGGGCGAGGACGAGTTCGCCGACTACATCGTCGACCAGGTCGGTCACTGGAACGCGATGGGCGTCGCCAACACCATCCACGCCTACGCGCCGCTCGTCGTCTTCATCGGCGGCGCGGTGGCGCTGAACAACCCCGACCTCATCTTAGAGCCCATCCGCCGGAAGATGGACGAGATGGTGTTCATCAACGTCCCCGACATCCAGCTGACGACGCTCGGCGACGACGTCGTAGTCCGCGGGGCGCTCGCGAGCGCGATGACCGGCGGGACGGGCGACCGCACTCGTTTCTAA
- a CDS encoding LVIVD repeat-containing protein — MRRRDVLRGSAAALGLSAAPALTTSRADAHPGPYRPYGFVDVRGAKEAVVAPDGQTAFVAASGGYAVVDVSVADRPELLAERRELLSDREGGPLRQVWDVKHDAANERLLAVGPANSIPGALSGLLVEDVSDPREPETLAFFETDYPIHNCYVSGGYAYLTANEYDRNPLVVVDLRGDDPREVGRWSLLDEDAAWGDVSAGRRTVHDVWVQDGVAYLAHWDAGTWLLDVSDPTTPETIGPLEGASPSELAVSGGQSARRESTVPPGNDHYVATNEDGTLLGVGKESWAERAGEGDGDDELVGGPGGVELWDVADPQSPQKLSTIDPPPTPDPTYGGVWTTAHNFELRDDRLYTSWYRGGVKRHDVTDPRNPEELAWWREPERASFWTARLAVPGETFVASSMGTDDATGRLYVFPDHAGQQTNPPSLGGSQSDGVDVLTPTPNPESRAGASDSGTPASAGDSDGDADDSSAIVAPGFGVGTAVTALGVGAWWSKRQTGAAEASDGAAGAGDGSRRGE; from the coding sequence ATGCGCAGACGTGACGTGCTGCGCGGAAGCGCCGCCGCGCTCGGACTCTCGGCCGCACCGGCGCTGACGACGAGTCGCGCCGACGCGCATCCGGGACCGTACCGCCCGTACGGGTTCGTCGACGTCAGGGGTGCGAAAGAGGCCGTCGTCGCGCCCGACGGACAGACCGCGTTCGTCGCCGCCAGCGGCGGGTATGCCGTCGTCGACGTGTCGGTCGCCGACCGCCCGGAACTGCTCGCCGAGCGTCGAGAACTCCTCTCGGACCGAGAGGGCGGTCCGCTGCGTCAGGTGTGGGACGTGAAACACGACGCCGCCAACGAGCGACTCCTCGCCGTCGGACCCGCCAACAGCATCCCGGGCGCGCTCTCGGGACTGCTCGTCGAAGACGTCTCTGACCCGCGGGAGCCGGAGACGCTGGCCTTCTTCGAGACCGACTACCCGATACACAACTGCTACGTCAGCGGCGGCTACGCCTACCTCACCGCCAACGAGTACGACCGAAACCCGCTCGTCGTCGTCGACCTCCGAGGCGACGACCCACGGGAGGTCGGCCGGTGGTCGCTCCTGGACGAGGACGCCGCGTGGGGCGACGTCTCGGCGGGTCGCCGGACCGTCCACGACGTGTGGGTACAGGACGGTGTCGCCTACCTCGCTCACTGGGACGCCGGAACGTGGCTGCTCGACGTTTCGGACCCGACGACCCCGGAGACGATCGGACCGCTCGAAGGCGCTTCACCGTCCGAACTCGCCGTCTCCGGCGGACAGAGCGCCCGGCGGGAGTCGACCGTGCCGCCGGGTAACGACCACTACGTGGCGACGAACGAGGACGGGACGCTGCTCGGCGTCGGCAAGGAGTCGTGGGCCGAGCGCGCGGGCGAGGGGGACGGCGACGACGAACTGGTCGGCGGCCCCGGCGGCGTCGAACTGTGGGACGTCGCCGACCCGCAGAGCCCACAGAAGCTGTCGACTATCGACCCGCCGCCGACGCCGGACCCGACGTACGGCGGCGTCTGGACCACCGCACACAACTTCGAACTCCGCGACGACCGACTGTACACCTCGTGGTACCGCGGCGGCGTCAAGCGCCACGACGTCACCGACCCGCGGAACCCGGAGGAACTCGCGTGGTGGCGCGAACCGGAGCGAGCGAGTTTCTGGACCGCTCGCCTCGCCGTCCCCGGGGAGACGTTCGTCGCCAGTAGCATGGGCACCGACGACGCGACCGGGCGACTGTACGTCTTCCCCGACCACGCGGGTCAGCAGACGAACCCGCCGTCGCTCGGCGGCAGCCAGTCGGACGGCGTCGACGTGTTGACACCGACACCGAACCCGGAGTCGAGAGCGGGTGCGAGCGACTCCGGGACGCCAGCGAGCGCCGGCGACAGTGACGGCGACGCCGACGACTCGTCGGCTATCGTCGCACCCGGTTTCGGCGTCGGCACCGCGGTGACGGCGCTCGGCGTCGGCGCGTGGTGGTCGAAGCGACAGACGGGAGCCGCCGAAGCGAGTGACGGGGCCGCCGGAGCGGGTGACGGGAGTCGCCGGGGCGAGTGA